The window TTTATGCAACCAAACTCCTTCTCTACGGTTTGGATTACCTGATGCATTTGCCCATAATCCGAAACATCTGCACTACAAACCCTAACCTGAGAACTATATTGCTCTAATTCCCTTACCTTTAAGATACGAATGCTAGTTGGATCATCTGCACCACTGGCTTCTATATATCTATCCCACTCCGTCCTCTGCGGAAATGATTTTCTTCCAACTAGTACTAACTTAGCCTTATACTCTTTTGCTAAATGCTCAGCAATAGCTATACCCATACCTCCAAAGCCCCCAGTAATAAGGTAAACGCCGCCTTGCCTAATGGTTGTTGCTGATTTTGCAGCTGTCTCTAGCCGTAATGCCTTATAATTGAGCACCCATCGATAATAGCCTCGATAACCTACTATATTATTGAATAGGTTCTCATTTCTTATTTCATCGTAAATCTGGCTTGCTAGTTTTTCTTCTGATTTGCTATTTGTACTTGGCCAGCTAACATCAATATTCCGACAGCTAATGTTTAAATATTCCAACGGGATAATTTTAATTGCTCCTATGAGCGTGGCTTTTAATGGGTTTATTTCCTCCTCCCCCGTAATGGAATGCGTATTGCTGGTAATTACATCCAACTTTACGTTTTTGTTGATACTATGAAAACCAATAGATCTTGCGATATTCAGTAAACTATACAGTCCATTGTTTTGAGTGGCTTCTATTTGGTCTATTAATTCTTTTTCTTCATCATCCCCTACATTCCACAAATGAAGGATTCTATCGGGGGTTGTTCCTGCTACTTTTAGTATTTGAAAAAGTTTAGAGTAATCGTCTTCAATTGCAGGGTTTACAAAATACAGATTGTCATTCACCTGCTTAAAACCCGATCCGGCAAGTACCGTTTTAACTTTTTGGTTATTCTTTTCTAAATATTTAATAATTTGCTCGCAGCATTTATTGTCCTTTGTGAATATCAACCATTGTATGTCTTGTGAGGTTTGAAAATTTTCTTGGTCATTAAAAGTGGATTGTTCCCATGATGGTGTATAAAACCAATCGGATATATCTTGTTTTTTCGATAGCGTTACATCTTCTTTTCCATCCTTTTGCGATGCTTCTACCCAATACTTTTTCCTTTCAAAGGGATAGGTTGGCAGTGGAATTCGGTTTCGTTTCTCTTCTGAATGGTAAGACTCCCAATTTATCTCTATTCCCTGTAACCATAATTGTCCAATTTTTGTTGTCAAGTAGTAATCATCCGAAACATTTTCGTTGGGATGCCTAAGTAAATTAATTACTCTAGGGTTATTGTTCTGATTTTTTAATTGATTAACAAAGGTGCTCAACACTTTACCTGGGCCCACTTCGATGTATACAACGTTATCATTCCTAGATAGTGTTTCAAGACCATCATAAAATCTTACCGTACCCCTCAGATGTTTAGACCAATATTTAGGGTCTTTTACCTGTTCTTTAGTTATCCATTTTCCCGAAATATTAGAGATATATGGAATGCTAGGTTCATTCAGTTGCACTTTTCGTATTTCTGCTTCGAGCCTTTCAAGTATAGGCTCCATCATCGCAGAATGGAATGCATGAGAGGTTTCTAACCTTCGATAAGTTATATTTTTTTCATCGAATTGGCTTAGAAGTTTATCTATCGCCTCATAAGCTCCCGATAAAACACAACTTCCATTCGTGTTTACGGCAGCAAGGGATACTTGCTCACTTATAAAGGGCAATAGCTGTTCTTCAGGTAATGCTACACCTATCATGGCTCCTGGTTGGACTTCCTGCATAAGTTTACCCCTTAGGATTACCAGCCTTAAAGCTTCGTCCAATGTAAAGACTCCCGATATGCAAGCCGCAACATATTCGCCGATACTATGACCTATCATAGCATTTGGCTTGACTCCCCACTTGATGAGTAGCTGAACCAACGCATACTCGATTGTAAAAATCAACGGCTGAGCCAGTTCTGTTTGATTTATTTTTTTACTATCGCCTTCTTTTGAAAAAAGGATTGATTTGATATCGAAATTAAAATATGGGGTAATCTTGCTAAGGCATTCATCAACTTTTTGTTTAAAAAATGGCTCGTTCTGATAAAGGTCGTAAGCCATGTTTATATATTGAGACCCTTGTCCTGAAAACATAAAAACTAGATAACTACCTACATCCTCAGTTTTAACTGTATATATCTTATCTTCGTTAACAAAAGCATTTATTGCCTCATCGGCATCAGTACACACGCATATTTTTCTATACTTAAAATGTCTTCTCCCTACCTGTAAAGTGTAGGCGGCATCCGACAAATCGACATTTGGTCGTTCCTTGATGTGGGTGATAAGATTGTTGGTAGCACTTTCGAGTGCAGTAGATGTTTTGGCGGAAAGTAATAATAATTTACACCTTCGCCTTGCTGGAGATGGACTCGTTTGTGGTGCTTCTTCAAGGATTACGTGTGCATTTGTACCACCAATGCCAAAGGAGTTTACCCCAGCCCGCCTAGGAGAACCGTCTACTTCCCAATCCCTATACTGAGTATTAACAAAAAATGGGCTATTCTCTATACTAATGCTAGGGTTAGGTTTTACAAAATGGAGGCTTGGGACAAATTTTTTATGATACAACATTAATACTGTTTTGATCAACCCTGCTATGCCTGCGGCAGTATCTAAATGTCCTATATTGGTTTTTACAGAGCCTATGGCGCAATAGTTCCTTTTATCCGTGCCAAAAGCCTGAGAAAGCGCTCTTATTTCAACAGGATCACCAAGCTGAGTCCCAGTGCCATGAGCTTCAATATACGTAATAGTTCCCGATTCAGTTCCTGCTAAAGATTGTGCTTCGGTGATAACTTTAGATTGTCCATCAATACTTGGTGCTGTAAAACCAACTTTCAATGACCCGTCGTTATTAATTGCGCTTCCCCTTATAATTGCATAAATATGGTCATTGTCGGACAATGCATCCTCTAATCTTTTTAACACTACTATTCCCACACCCTCACCAGGAAGCATGCCTGCTGCCTGAGAATCAAAGGCCCTGCAGTGCCCATCCGGTGATGTAATGCCCCCCTCACTGTACAAATAACCCACATTGCGCGGTAATATTATTTTTGTCCCGCCGGCAAGCGCCATATCGCATTCTCTAAGCAGAAGGCTTTGACATGCTAAATGAACTGAAACCAAAGAAGTAGAACAAGCAGCCTGAACAGTGAAACTAGGACCTTTCAGGTTGAGTTTATAAGATACGCGGGGACATAGTATATCGTTAAGGTTGCTTACCCAGGTATGATAGTTGCCCAGTAGAGCAACCTGTTTTTTGTGATTTAATATGTGATCAAAGTAATAACTATTTAAGCCGGCACCAGCAAAAACACCGATCAGTCCATTGTACTTTTCAGGATCATGCCCTGCATTTTCTATTGCTTCCCATGCACACTCTAAAAATATCCGGTGCTGAGGATCGGTAAATTCAGCCTCTCTTGGGATGTATCCAAAAAAAGAGGCATCAAACATTTCCGCTCC is drawn from Bacteroidales bacterium and contains these coding sequences:
- a CDS encoding acyltransferase domain-containing protein; translation: MINENNYQGTEIAIIGISGRFPFSDSVWEFWKNLTEGKECVKFFGEQELLASGVNQSEINNPNYVRAKAQINGAEMFDASFFGYIPREAEFTDPQHRIFLECAWEAIENAGHDPEKYNGLIGVFAGAGLNSYYFDHILNHKKQVALLGNYHTWVSNLNDILCPRVSYKLNLKGPSFTVQAACSTSLVSVHLACQSLLLRECDMALAGGTKIILPRNVGYLYSEGGITSPDGHCRAFDSQAAGMLPGEGVGIVVLKRLEDALSDNDHIYAIIRGSAINNDGSLKVGFTAPSIDGQSKVITEAQSLAGTESGTITYIEAHGTGTQLGDPVEIRALSQAFGTDKRNYCAIGSVKTNIGHLDTAAGIAGLIKTVLMLYHKKFVPSLHFVKPNPSISIENSPFFVNTQYRDWEVDGSPRRAGVNSFGIGGTNAHVILEEAPQTSPSPARRRCKLLLLSAKTSTALESATNNLITHIKERPNVDLSDAAYTLQVGRRHFKYRKICVCTDADEAINAFVNEDKIYTVKTEDVGSYLVFMFSGQGSQYINMAYDLYQNEPFFKQKVDECLSKITPYFNFDIKSILFSKEGDSKKINQTELAQPLIFTIEYALVQLLIKWGVKPNAMIGHSIGEYVAACISGVFTLDEALRLVILRGKLMQEVQPGAMIGVALPEEQLLPFISEQVSLAAVNTNGSCVLSGAYEAIDKLLSQFDEKNITYRRLETSHAFHSAMMEPILERLEAEIRKVQLNEPSIPYISNISGKWITKEQVKDPKYWSKHLRGTVRFYDGLETLSRNDNVVYIEVGPGKVLSTFVNQLKNQNNNPRVINLLRHPNENVSDDYYLTTKIGQLWLQGIEINWESYHSEEKRNRIPLPTYPFERKKYWVEASQKDGKEDVTLSKKQDISDWFYTPSWEQSTFNDQENFQTSQDIQWLIFTKDNKCCEQIIKYLEKNNQKVKTVLAGSGFKQVNDNLYFVNPAIEDDYSKLFQILKVAGTTPDRILHLWNVGDDEEKELIDQIEATQNNGLYSLLNIARSIGFHSINKNVKLDVITSNTHSITGEEEINPLKATLIGAIKIIPLEYLNISCRNIDVSWPSTNSKSEEKLASQIYDEIRNENLFNNIVGYRGYYRWVLNYKALRLETAAKSATTIRQGGVYLITGGFGGMGIAIAEHLAKEYKAKLVLVGRKSFPQRTEWDRYIEASGADDPTSIRILKVRELEQYSSQVRVCSADVSDYGQMHQVIQTVEKEFGCINGVFHTAGLADYFGIIQRRSKEQTDEIMAPKVKGTFVIDSLVNNKDLDFFLCFSSLGNQVYQEKFGQVGYNAANEFLDAFSLSKKSNKATVYKTINWADWLQGGMAIEAVKRKRKNENNIDFASILSNAVTPSEGIGILYRVLNSRASQLIVSKIDLHSLIEEKSRRHLEKINGKETQEDKAVSQLKSRPELSTTYKNPETECEKKLIKNFEEFFGYEHIGVNDDFFELGGDSLKARSLISKVHKEFDVKISMPELFNNPTIIKLAKLIENSNLNVYASIKKAPEQKYYPVSSAQKRLFILQQFDEDDIAYNVADIFWLNGKIDYNRLEQAIKQIIKKHEAFRTSFLFKENVLVQKVEDNIDFSIEHLEVGLEDPSSVILQFIKPFNLSKAPLLQVKLCKVKEDKHLIIINIHHIICDGISWGIFMKDLGKAYLNEEIGNLRIQYTDYTVWEQSNINDKILKAQESYWLSKFNDKIPVLNIYTDYPRPETQSFEGDSCRFELSEDMSRSLNALCEKYNVTLYMMLFSLYNILLSKYSNSEDIIVGTVNAGREHDDLKDIIGMFVNTLALRSKPVGSKKFTDYLNEVKSAILGAFENQYYPFEELIDKLKLSRNLNRNPLFDTMFVLQNYESEKLQIGELTVEKYEINSNKCLFDISLIAFERDTKIFYILGYRKKLFKPDTIKRFGNHLNDIAKQIIENPESLLSEIEVIAPEKFKQIVHQRNGSDKVADDNINWKF